One window from the genome of Plasmodium reichenowi strain SY57 chromosome 8, whole genome shotgun sequence encodes:
- a CDS encoding hypothetical protein (conserved Plasmodium protein, unknown function), with the protein MYMKLIDEVLTKWRRKEINLFKVCIYFHCIKKSLKLLEDKNDFFINLINDSIFEEIINLSKQKITDNNNNNNSNNNNNNNNNNNNNNSFNDEHKFFFVIFVTFIFNLENEYINDQNKALLHLINNNNNNNKEYEKNIQHNKDKLKQNNKNIRNNSSQNLFNQNKYKKIDILIKNIIDLEISQHISSPSKEKNKFINYKIYAYYAIMQFIFHILQNNDEQAGKLFSKYIKNIFTTILNINHTILYNENILSLANKTLLFIVFINHHLIKDNEKEFFNFLFIQLNKYNEYMLHIIQEIFVTYLKKKKKLMLNKEIYQYLDNYLNENISLLLKYGKKENLFFFINVLSIYKVFINTCISNNDQNVYTIKNEDNVHIILNIKHIINNVNKLLEYLVHISKDYIHNNTDIDISLYNQDSIYYNKQEENTNDKRTSYFVDNILKEADKEKYAINSVQSLNHEFNTTLVQNYNLYQNNNLFSYITYHICTFFNDISNIIDTECISINTTYFIHFMKPFLSSHNNEDDLFLTYFLIKHLYTYTENLLKKCPIIFDGFVNYIMYLFKHINVLTKNNFLVTEQTNLINILNKIKNVEHVNDIVDIYCTLYIHLVQNLSLFLKYLKYYNNEEIKEKILVHYEYFIFHVFHETNNVNFHIIFKNNNAAFVTLKLLYNLLKINNFHFENIHNIYFKLCKVQNHLQNIHEQNSQHYLYTYQNHMANTNSIFYLNKIKTFLLNNLDSISNDKKTPFYIAIKNKKLKYKSPRQIKNIHHNNNESGSVFSAQESVNSASQIINKQKXXXXXXXXXXXXXXXXXPLAEIKNPMNDVKTSKHEINESNESLDERIDEEIERNTQNSIMDNNIISYNINEIEQSQHSGKNEEYTEIEQEQNELNNDMMVTYNVTNNNEHMNKENDKLCNSENQHNEFNSISVKNKCDETLKKKVEKKKTLKNKNLDHNNNNIAHKNSLEIKTLKENIKMVSSSDAINSLKFMKQSILNDL; encoded by the coding sequence ATGTATATGAAATTGATCGATGAAGTATTAACAAAATGGAGAAGgaaagaaataaatttatttaaagtttgtatatattttcattgtataaaaaaaagtttaaAATTACTGgaagataaaaatgatttcTTCATAAATCTTATTAACGATTCAATCTTtgaagaaataataaatttaagtaaacaaaaaataacagacaataataacaataataacagtaacaataataataataataataataataataataataataattcttttaatgatgaacataaatttttctttgtCATCTTTGTAAccttcatttttaatttagaaaacgaatatataaatgatcaaaataaagcacttcttcatttaataaataataataataataataataaagaatatgagaaaaatatacaacataataaggataaactaaaacaaaataataaaaatataagaaataattcttcacaaaatttatttaatcaaaataaatataaaaaaatagatatacttatcaaaaatattatagatTTAGAAATATCACAACATATATCATCACCCTccaaagaaaaaaataaatttattaattataaaatatatgcCTATTATGCTATTATgcaatttatttttcatatattacaaaataatgatgaacAGGCAGGAAAACtattttctaaatatattaagaatatatttacaacgattttaaatattaacCATACCATTTTATACAATGAAAATATTCTATCATTAGCAAATAAAACATTACTTTTCattgtatttattaatcaccatttaataaaagataatgaaaaggaattttttaattttctatttatacagttaaacaaatataatgaatatatgtTACATATCATCCAAGAAATTTTTGTAACctatttaaaaaaaaaaaagaaacttatgttaaataaagaaatatatcaatatttaGATAATTATCTAAATGAGAATATAagtttattattaaaatatgggaaaaaagaaaatttattttttttcataaatgtcttaagtatatataaagtatttattaatacatGCATTAGTAATAATGATCAAAATGTGTATAccataaaaaatgaagacaatgtacatattatattaaatataaaacatattattaacaatgttaataaattattagaATATTTAGTTCATATATCAAAAgattatatacataataatacaGATATAGATATTTCTTTATACAATCAGGattctatatattacaaCAAACAAGAAGAAAACACAAATGATAAAAGAACATCCTATTTTGTAGACAATATTCTAAAAGAAGcagataaagaaaaatatgcTATAAATAGTGTACAAAGCTTAAATCATGAATTTAACACAACGTTGGTACAGAATTATAATCTTTATCAAAATAACAACCTTTTTAGTTATATAACATATcatatatgtacattttttaaCGATATATCAAATATTATAGATACAGAATGTATAAGTATCAATACAACgtattttatacattttatgAAACCTTTTCTTTCATCTCATAATAATGAGgatgatttatttttaacgTATTTCTTAATTAAGCATCTTTATACATACACagaaaatttattaaaaaaatgtcCAATCATATTTGATGGTTTTGtgaattatattatgtacttattcaaacatataaacgtgttaacaaaaaataacTTTTTAGTAACAGAACAAACTAActtaattaatatattgaataagataaaaaatgtagaaCATGTAAATGATATTGTTGATATTTATTGTACTTTATATATCCATTTGGTGCAAAACCTTTCTCTATttcttaaatatttaaaatattataacaatgaagaaattaaagaaaaaattttagTTCACTATGAATATTTCATATTCCATGTATTCCATGAAACAAATAATGTTAAtttccatattatttttaaaaataataacgCCGCTTTTGTTACATTAaagttattatataatcttttaaaaataaacaatttccattttgaaaatatacataatatatattttaaattgtGCAAAGTACAGAATcatttacaaaatatacacGAACAAAATTCTcaacattatttatatacatatcaAAACCATATGGCTAATACGAAtagtatattttatttaaacaaaataaaaacattcttattaaataatttggACTCTATATCCAATGATAAGAAAACACCATTTTATATTGCaatcaaaaataaaaaattaaaatataaatcacctagacaaattaaaaacattcatcataataataatgaaagTGGATCAGTATTTTCCGCGCAAGAAAGTGTTAATTCAGCTAGCCAAATTATAAACAAGCAAAAGNNNNNNNNNNNNNNNNNNNNNNNNNNNNNNNNNNNNNNNNNNNNNNNNNNTCCGCTAGCTGAAATTAAAAATCCTATGAATGACGTGAAAACCAGTAAACatgaaataaatgaaaGTAATGAATCATTGGATGAAAGAATAGATGAAGAAATAGAACGAAATACACAAAATAGTATAatggataataatattatctcatataatataaatgaaattGAACAAAGTCAACATTCAggaaaaaatgaagaatataCTGAAATAGAACAAGAGcaaaatgaattaaataatgatatgaTGGTAACATATAATGTTACTAACAATAATGAGCATATGAATAAGGAAAACGATAAATTATGTAACAGTGAAAATCAACATAATGAATTCAATTCAATATCTGTCAAGAACAAATGTGATGAAaccttaaaaaaaaaggtggaaaagaaaaaaacattaaaaaacaaaaatttagatcataataataacaatattgcacataaaaattcattggaaataaaaacattaaaagaaaatataaaaatggtATCATCCTCAGATGCTATAAATTCTTTAAAGTTTATGAAACAATCAATTTTAAAtgatttataa